From the Neosynechococcus sphagnicola sy1 genome, the window ATGACCAATGATGATTTCTCTCTGTTCACCTATGGAATGAGTTTCATCGTCAAAGATGACCGCCAGAGGATTGTCAAATACGGTTTTGGCTTCTTCAAAGCTGACACCGTGTTTCTTCAAGTTACTAGCGGCTTTTGATTGATCCCACTCAAACTCCATACTTAGATCATACCTGATTGTTCAAGGAGTGTAGCAGCCTTGTACAGAGGTTTGCCATCTCAGCAATAACCTCCCCAGCCTCAGACAAGAAGGTATAGTACTCAAATCGGTACAACGCTTCTAACTGGCTTGTAGAAGAGAGTTTTTGATGAAGTAGTTGCTTTTTAGAATCAAGATGGGACAAATCACCAAAAGTTCTAGCTCTAAAGAGGTCAAGCAACGATAGATCAGGAATATCTGGTACATGAGTTATAACCCTACCAGTTAACGCTTTAGCCTCCATCAATTCCTCGAAGGCTTTGTACACAATATTCCATTCGTCGAGAAAATTAGCCTGATGGATCGCCAGCTCGTTAACGTACTGGTTCACAAGTCGAAAATAAACTCGGTCATTCTTTTGAATGAACTTGCGAAAATGAAGAAGATAAGACTCAAGTTGTTCTACTGTTGGTGTATTTTCAGGGAAAGACCCATCCGAAAACCCAATTTCTTCACCAGAATTGAGAACTTGATAAAACGATTTGGATGTGAGCCTGTTAACTTCAGTAATGAATAATTCTAATTCATTGACAGGAGAGCATTTCATAGTCGTTGAAGTTTAAACTTCTCTCAGTCTACTTGCTTAACCCTAAATACTACACCGGAGGCTTTAAGCAACGTCCTCACAGATAACCTAAAGCAGCCTAACGGCTCAAATCAGCGGCAGTAGATAACCTTGAACTTAGCACCAGCAGCTTTCAACTGTCCGCTGCATTTGAATTGTTAGACCGCGCCAAAACCAAGAGTTAAGGTTTGGTGTACACCTTAACTAAACGATCGCTTTGGCAAATCAAGAACAGCTCGACTTAAATCTTCTACACTTGCTTTACCCATCAATATATCATTCATAATTTGTTCAAAAGTTTTGTCAAACGCAGGATTACTTAGAGGATTTGCAAAAGCTGCAATAACTAAGTTATAAGGGGATAAGTATCTCATTCTTGATTCAGTTGCTCTCCAATCAAGATCTATAATCTTTCCATTAATGTTTGCCGCACCATCATCATATTCAGAACGTCTAATTAAAAATTTTCTTTGGTAAACCCCAAATTCTTCATAACGATATCCATACTTTTCAATTCGATTTTGAATCTCGCTATCCTTCCAGTCATAAAGACCACTAGGTTCCATTGGATTTGCTTCAATATACACAAAACATTGATAATAGCTACGAGGATTTACAGCCACAACTTCCTTGATTTTCAACTCTTGGTCGTCTATCAGAATAATGTCATCTTCTAAACGTTCAAAAGATTCTATCTGAAGGTTTCTGTAGCCTCTAAACCACCATATTGGATTGTTTGCAGAAGTATCTTTTTCAAAAGACAGAGGGGCTTCTAGAAGTCTGCTTAATCTTGTGATCGCTTCAGTAGACGAGCTGAATTTTTGAATACCTCTAACACCAGGGAAGGATTTTGAAAATCTTTGCGAAAAAAACTGAAGTGCTACTAATGGGTGTATCTATTTCATTAGCCTCTTCTTCGCTTTCCCGTATTATGCTTTCTCGCTCTAAAAGAACAGGAGTTAGGTATTCAGGGATACTTTCTAGCTGAATTTCTACACATGCAAAATCATAAGCTTCTTTAACCGAACGTCCAGATCCCAACGCTCTATAAAACCCAACAGCAAATGCTATTGCAGCCTTATCGCCAATAGCATCATTCATGCCGATAACAAAGGGAATGTGTTTGGCAATAGATTTTGCTTGAGCTTCTGAGTAACAAGCATTTAAAATCACGCAATTGACCTGATTGGCTACCAATTTAAATAGGTTGGCAAGTGCATCAGGCTTCACTGGCT encodes:
- a CDS encoding BrnT family toxin, with the protein product MEFEWDQSKAASNLKKHGVSFEEAKTVFDNPLAVIFDDETHSIGEQREIIIGHSRQNRLLLIAFTGRSSNIRIISARLATRQEREDYEQNAL
- a CDS encoding CHAT domain-containing protein; this encodes MDTVKILFLAADPSDSVRLRLGQELRDIREKLQLSRYRDNFHLESRESVRTGDISQAIFDTEPQIVHFSGHGTGTGELCFEDVQGKTKPVKPDALANLFKLVANQVNCVILNACYSEAQAKSIAKHIPFVIGMNDAIGDKAAIAFAVGFYRALGSGRSVKEAYDFACVEIQLESIPEYLTPVLLERESIIRESEEEANEIDTPISSTSVFFAKIFKILPWC